A stretch of DNA from Hoeflea ulvae:
CAATTCAGGGTTTTTGCAAGTGAGTCCGCAGTCCGCCGTATCCTCCGTTCCCGCCATCGCATCAGGCACACATCGTCATCCCGAAAAGCTCTCGGATTTGCTCGAGCGTCTGGCGCGCGAGGCCGGGGACCGGGTGAGCATGCGCGAGATTGCCAATGCGCTGGACGACCGCTCTTTCGGCGCCTTCCTGCTCGTCTTCGCCCTGCCCAACCTGATTCCGCTTCCGCCCGGCGCCACCATGGTGCTCGGCCTGCCGATGGTCTTCGTCGCCTGGCAGATGGTGATCGGCTTGCAGAAAGTGTGGCTGCCGAAGGCGCTTGCCAATTACACCGTCGACCGCGCCACCTTCCAGCGCATGGTCTCCCGGGTCTCGCCCTGGCTCAGAAGCGCCGAAACCTGGGTCCGGCCGCGCAACTGGCCGCTCGACGGCCCGATCCTCGAGCGCCTGTTCGGACTGTTTGCACTGATCCTAGCCGTCACCTGCGTGCTGCCTATTCCCTTCGGCAACTGGTTGCCGGCGCTGGCCGTCGCCGTGCTCGGCGTCGCCCATACCGAACGCGACGGCAATTGCCTGGCCCTCGGCGTGATCACCGGGCTTGTATCGGTCCTGGTCGCTGGCCTCGTGGTCTTTGCCACCGGCGCCCTGCTGTTCCGGCTGTTCTGACCGGCCCGTCGGGCTGAGACAATCTTAACTGCACTGATGTAGCCTTGCGGGTCTGCAACGACACGCCGGGCAACCATGAGCCAGACCAGAAACATTCTCGTTCTCACCGCCGGCGGCGACTATGCCTGGGTCATCGTCAACGCCCTTGCGTCGCATCTGGATGGCGTCGAAGTGGCGCTCGAGCAGCCTGAATCCAAGACCGTCTTTCTCAAGCGCCGGGCCCGCAGGATCGGCTGGGTCCAGACCGCGGGCCAGTTCGGCACCATGGTGATTTCCCGTGTCGGCAAGCGTCTTGCCGGCGCGCGAGCCAGGGCCATCATCGCCGCCAGCGGTGCGCAAACCGGGATGCCGGACCATCTGCCGGTCACGCCGGTGTCGTCCGCAAATGCCGGCGACTGCCTGGAACTGATCGCGGCGCGAAAACCCGATATCGTCCTGCTGGTCGGATGCCGGATGCTGAGCCGGGCGACACTCGCTGCCATCCCCTGCCCGGTGCTCAACTACCATTCCGGCATCAATCCGAAATATCGCGGCGTGGCCGGCGGCTGGTGGGCGCGAGCCACGGGCGATTGCGGGAATTACGGCACCACCGTGCATCTGGTTGATGCCGGCGTCGACACCGGCGACATTCTCCATCAGGCGTTTCTGGCGCCTGACCCGCGCGACACTTTGCTCACCGATTCGCTCGCCATGGCCGCAGGCTCGCGCGAGATGGTCGTGCGCGCCGTCGAGGACGCGCTGAGCGGAAATCTGGAAACCAGACCGGGCCCGTTGCCATCCGTGCAGCGGTTCCACCCGCCGCTCTGGACCTATCTCGCCACCGGGCTGACCAGAGGCATCTGGTAGTTTTTGCAGCGCCGGATTTGACCCCGCGCGTCATCCCCAATACCAGCATCATCATTCAGGTCGCTTTTGACGCGCCGCGCGTCGTCGTGAGCGAAGCTGCCAGAAATTCCCATGCGCATTGTAACTCTCAAGGAGACCCCCATGGCCAACTGCATCATCGTCTACTGGCGCGACATTCCAGCCCAGGTGATCGTCAAGAAGGGACGGGCTTCCGCCAAGCGGGAGCTGACCCTCAGATTCACCGAGGCCATCGACATGTGCGCCATGCGGACCGGTGCGGCCGAGACCGATGACTATCTGGCCGACTGGCGCCGTGCCGATCCGGTGGAAGTCTCCGATGATCTTGAAGCCGAAGCCGAACGGGCCGCGGCGGAACTGGAAACAGCCTATGACAAGGAACGCCTGGTGGCGCTGGTCAAGGGCGGAGGCAGGGAGAGCCATGGCTGACCAACCGACCACACCGACGCAGGCAAGCCTGAACAAGAAGGCGGTCCAGAAGACCGCCTACAAGCCCTCGGGCGTGTCCGCCACCGGCCGCAATGCCCGCAGCTTTGCCGTCCGGCTCTGGGCGGTGCGCCATGCGCGCGGGCTCGAGTGGTTCTACGGCCGCTTTGCGGACCTGTTCCTGCGCCTGCACCCGGTCTGGAAGGCGGTCGGCTACCAGCGCGCCGAGAAGCCGGTCAAGTTCATTGAGAAACACGTCAAGGGCTTCCTGTTCGACTGCCGCATGTGCGGCCAGTGCGTGCTGTCCTCGACCGGCATGTCCTGCCCGATGAACTGCCCCAAACAATTGCGCAACGGCCCCTGCGGCGGCGTTCGCGCCAATGGCAATTGCGAGGTCGAACCCGACATGCCCTG
This window harbors:
- a CDS encoding formyl transferase; the protein is MSQTRNILVLTAGGDYAWVIVNALASHLDGVEVALEQPESKTVFLKRRARRIGWVQTAGQFGTMVISRVGKRLAGARARAIIAASGAQTGMPDHLPVTPVSSANAGDCLELIAARKPDIVLLVGCRMLSRATLAAIPCPVLNYHSGINPKYRGVAGGWWARATGDCGNYGTTVHLVDAGVDTGDILHQAFLAPDPRDTLLTDSLAMAAGSREMVVRAVEDALSGNLETRPGPLPSVQRFHPPLWTYLATGLTRGIW
- a CDS encoding exopolysaccharide biosynthesis protein — translated: MSPQSAVSSVPAIASGTHRHPEKLSDLLERLAREAGDRVSMREIANALDDRSFGAFLLVFALPNLIPLPPGATMVLGLPMVFVAWQMVIGLQKVWLPKALANYTVDRATFQRMVSRVSPWLRSAETWVRPRNWPLDGPILERLFGLFALILAVTCVLPIPFGNWLPALAVAVLGVAHTERDGNCLALGVITGLVSVLVAGLVVFATGALLFRLF
- a CDS encoding virulence factor — encoded protein: MANCIIVYWRDIPAQVIVKKGRASAKRELTLRFTEAIDMCAMRTGAAETDDYLADWRRADPVEVSDDLEAEAERAAAELETAYDKERLVALVKGGGRESHG
- a CDS encoding methylenetetrahydrofolate reductase C-terminal domain-containing protein, producing the protein MADQPTTPTQASLNKKAVQKTAYKPSGVSATGRNARSFAVRLWAVRHARGLEWFYGRFADLFLRLHPVWKAVGYQRAEKPVKFIEKHVKGFLFDCRMCGQCVLSSTGMSCPMNCPKQLRNGPCGGVRANGNCEVEPDMPCVWVQAWSGSQKMVENQAILAVQKPVDQSLRETSSWLRVTAQAAALAEAAKPTEPA